One part of the Candidatus Methylacidiphilales bacterium genome encodes these proteins:
- the dnaB gene encoding replicative DNA helicase has protein sequence MIADPSRTLLSKGHKNVSFSIEGLPAIHSPEAERSVLGAMLSDPDQIIDLAESSGLTFNDFFQPAHQELFKALTDMRSRGMAIDPVTLLQYLDDRKLGDTVGGPALLGELSAGVVSVLTAPSHIQTVRQKSILRHLQQACAKIVYDSQDRQHEVDEVLDEAEKIIFEIADRGVTNSTVKPKELVLKTIEIIERTMKMKGRYDGMATGFNELDKLTTGFKAGEMVVIAARPGVGKTALALSMAKNFISKRYDEKLDRFVEPGYPVGFFSLEMTAEQLMLRMLASCANVKLQSIRDGKMSHQDLEGITIMAEQVATMPLYVDESSMLSINQLRAKARRMKKMFGIQVLIIDYLQLLTSTSEKARDNRQVEVAEISRGIKALAKELAIPIIVLAQLNRKPEEGNQEPALHHLRESGSIEQDADVVMLLSRVFDKDSDESSRSGYKATLNIAKQRNGPTDKIQLRFLGEYTRYEDEPREVS, from the coding sequence ATGATCGCCGACCCCAGCCGCACCCTGCTTTCGAAAGGACATAAAAATGTCTCCTTTTCCATCGAAGGCCTTCCCGCCATCCACAGTCCCGAGGCGGAACGTTCCGTGCTTGGCGCGATGTTGTCGGACCCGGACCAGATTATTGATTTGGCGGAAAGTTCGGGCCTGACATTCAATGATTTTTTCCAGCCCGCCCACCAGGAGCTGTTCAAGGCCCTGACCGACATGCGCAGCAGGGGCATGGCCATCGACCCTGTCACGCTGCTGCAATATCTCGATGACCGGAAGCTGGGCGATACGGTGGGTGGCCCGGCATTGTTAGGGGAACTTTCCGCCGGCGTCGTTTCCGTGCTCACGGCGCCCAGCCACATTCAGACCGTCCGCCAAAAAAGCATCCTGCGCCACCTGCAACAGGCTTGCGCCAAGATCGTCTATGATTCGCAGGACAGGCAGCACGAGGTGGACGAGGTGCTTGACGAGGCCGAAAAGATCATTTTTGAGATTGCCGACCGCGGCGTCACCAATTCCACTGTCAAGCCGAAGGAGCTTGTTTTAAAGACCATCGAGATCATCGAGCGCACGATGAAGATGAAGGGGCGCTACGATGGCATGGCCACCGGGTTCAACGAACTTGACAAACTCACGACCGGATTCAAGGCCGGCGAAATGGTCGTCATCGCCGCGCGCCCGGGCGTCGGGAAAACCGCACTGGCCCTTTCCATGGCGAAAAATTTCATCTCGAAGCGTTACGACGAAAAGCTGGACCGTTTTGTGGAACCCGGTTATCCCGTCGGTTTCTTCAGCCTGGAAATGACAGCGGAGCAGCTCATGCTCCGCATGCTGGCCTCCTGCGCAAACGTCAAATTGCAAAGCATTCGTGACGGCAAAATGAGCCATCAGGATCTGGAAGGCATCACCATCATGGCCGAGCAGGTGGCCACGATGCCGCTGTATGTGGATGAATCCAGCATGCTGAGCATCAATCAATTGCGCGCCAAGGCGCGGCGCATGAAAAAAATGTTCGGCATCCAGGTTCTCATCATCGACTACCTGCAGCTCCTGACCTCCACCAGCGAGAAGGCGCGCGACAACCGGCAGGTTGAGGTGGCTGAAATTTCAAGAGGCATCAAGGCCCTGGCCAAGGAACTCGCCATTCCCATCATCGTGCTCGCGCAGCTCAACCGTAAGCCGGAGGAAGGCAACCAGGAGCCGGCGCTTCATCACCTCCGCGAATCCGGGTCCATTGAGCAGGACGCCGACGTGGTCATGCTGCTCAGCCGCGTTTTCGACAAGGATTCGGACGAATCCTCGCGGAGCGGCTACAAGGCCACGCTTAACATTGCGAAACAGCGCAACGGTCCGACCGATAAAATCCAGCTTCGCTTCCTCGGCGAATACACCCGCTACGAAGACGAGCCTCGGGAAGTAAGCTGA
- a CDS encoding type II toxin-antitoxin system HicB family antitoxin, which yields MRRYTAVIERCPDTKLYVGYIPGMPGAHSQGETLDELKTNLEEVVSMLLEDGDPHLEAEFIGTQAKAECATMKAFVRTQV from the coding sequence ATGAGAAGGTATACGGCCGTAATTGAGCGTTGTCCCGATACCAAGTTGTACGTGGGATATATTCCCGGCATGCCTGGTGCGCACTCCCAAGGCGAAACTCTTGATGAATTAAAAACAAATTTAGAGGAGGTCGTTTCGATGCTCCTTGAAGATGGTGATCCTCATCTCGAAGCAGAGTTTATTGGAACACAAGCAAAAGCCGAGTGCGCGACGATGAAAGCCTTTGTACGTACTCAGGTATAA
- the can gene encoding carbonate dehydratase: MRTLKHLFENNKAWAGHIRQEDPDFFLKLSRQQLPGYLWIGCSDSRVPANEIVGLPPGELFVHRNIANLVVHTDLNCLSVMQFAVDILKIRHIIVCGHYGCSGVQAALRRERLGLSDNWLRHLQDVRQKHEKCLAAAGDGSGASDRLCELNVIEQVLNVCHTSIARDAWERGQELAVHGWIYGLQNGLLRDLNATVTGFQEAPKVYDAAISALA; the protein is encoded by the coding sequence ATGAGAACCCTCAAACATCTTTTCGAGAATAACAAGGCCTGGGCCGGACATATCCGCCAGGAAGACCCGGATTTCTTTCTCAAACTTTCCAGGCAACAGTTGCCCGGTTATCTTTGGATCGGCTGCTCTGACAGCCGGGTGCCCGCCAACGAAATTGTCGGATTGCCGCCCGGGGAATTGTTCGTACACCGGAACATTGCCAATCTGGTTGTACACACCGACCTCAACTGCCTCTCGGTCATGCAATTTGCCGTGGATATCCTGAAGATCCGACACATCATCGTTTGCGGGCACTATGGCTGCAGCGGCGTGCAGGCAGCGCTTCGGCGTGAGCGGTTGGGCCTGAGCGATAACTGGCTGCGGCATCTTCAAGACGTGCGGCAGAAACATGAGAAATGCCTGGCGGCCGCGGGTGATGGTTCCGGGGCATCCGATCGGCTTTGCGAATTGAATGTTATCGAGCAAGTGCTGAACGTTTGCCACACCTCAATTGCGCGCGACGCGTGGGAACGCGGCCAGGAGCTGGCGGTGCATGGCTGGATTTACGGATTGCAGAACGGGCTCCTGCGCGACCTGAACGCGACCGTTACCGGGTTTCAGGAAGCGCCGAAGGTTTACGACGCGGCGATTTCAGCTTTGGCCTGA